The following proteins are encoded in a genomic region of Oncorhynchus kisutch isolate 150728-3 linkage group LG6, Okis_V2, whole genome shotgun sequence:
- the tmem267 gene encoding transmembrane protein 267, protein MRGYHSKLDSSSSAGGTGGSMPLSLAVETEKAQALLQTFSSASLLASTALGAFCVLADHVMQLTLLQQHLWLRAVLDNTVHCLIGLWSWAIVIGLKKKSDFYEVILAGILASVIDLDHFYMAGSLSLKAATSLPHRPPLHCSSLIPVLCFSLRLVLWLGRLKDSWCSLPWLLFISLASHHIRDGVRHGLWVCPFGNTAPISYWLYVSITATLPHLCSVLMYLTGTRDVISTKHGIAIDI, encoded by the exons ATGCGAGGGTATCACTCCAAGCTGGACTCATCCTCTTCTGCTGGGGGTACGGGTGGCTCCATGCCCCTGAGCCTGGCCGTGGAGACGGAGAAAGCCCAGGCATTGCTCCAGACCTTCTCCTCTGCCTCCCTACTGGCCAGCACTGCGCTGGGGGCCTTCTGTGTGCTAGCTGACCACGTCATGCAGCTGACCCTACTCCAACAGCACCTGTGGCTGCGGGCAGTGCTGGACAACACCGTCCATTGTCTGATAGGCCTCTGGTCCTGGGCTATCGTCATTGGCCTCAAGAAGAAGAGTGACTTCTATGAAGTTATCTTAGCAGGGATACTGGCCTCTGTTATAGACCTGGATCACTTCTATATGGCTGGCTCTCTGTCGCTCAAA gcaGCCACCAGCCTGCCCCACCGCCCCCCCCTCCACTGCTCCTCTCTAATCCCagtcctctgcttctctctgagGCTGGTGCTGTGGCTGGGCAGGCTAAAGGACTCGTGGTGCTCTCTACCCTGGCTGCTGTTTATCTCCCTGGCCTCACACCACATCCGAGACGGGGTCCGCCATGGCCTGTGGGTGTGTCCGTTCGGCAACACGGCCCCCATCTCATATTGGCTGTATGTGAGCATCACAGCCACCCTGCCACACCTGTGCTCTGTGCTCATGTACCTGACAGGAACTCGAGACGTGATCTCCACCAAGCACGGCATCGCCATTGACATCTGA